One Thermoplasma volcanium GSS1 genomic window carries:
- the lysS gene encoding lysine--tRNA ligase encodes MFWADAAVKDLIGEQRISTGISPSGPIHVGNMREILTGDILYKAVIKRGLKSDFIYLCDDMDPLRKVYPFLDQSYSKYVGFPLKNIPSPDGVGVYSDHFLNPFIEVMRKTGIPARVIKTSDLYGNGILADAIDTVMERRSEIKDILEKITGRMIEGDFYPYEPLCEKCGRINSTSVISYKYPYAEYTCKCGHHGFADIRRAEGKMPWRIEWPAKWYALKVSIEPFGKDHGAPGGSYDTGKRIAREIFGIEPPLPLVYERIMLKGKGAMHSSTGLAIPASEIIDVMPPELLRFLIARVNPSRHIDFDPGLGLLNLFDEFERYLNKYREGDIDGDSKAIIEYSLIEKEKLSYPIDFRHLITLIQIYQKKEDILRAAMASTKDQLDESALYDEIKYAKNWLERYAPDNVKFKLLAIDEKAELSDQDRAILSKFLEVSNSMAWDSNEIHSTVHNVAKDLGIGPDAAFSTFYKVFIGKERGPRLGYFLFNLGKDFTIARIKSVLGGNS; translated from the coding sequence TTGTTCTGGGCCGATGCAGCAGTTAAGGATTTGATAGGGGAACAGAGAATTTCGACGGGTATATCGCCGTCCGGGCCGATCCATGTAGGCAACATGAGAGAGATACTCACAGGGGATATACTCTACAAGGCCGTTATCAAGAGGGGCCTAAAATCAGATTTCATCTATTTATGTGATGACATGGATCCGCTGAGAAAGGTTTATCCGTTCTTAGATCAATCTTATAGCAAGTATGTAGGATTTCCTCTAAAAAATATACCATCACCGGATGGCGTAGGAGTTTATTCTGATCACTTCTTGAATCCCTTCATTGAAGTGATGAGAAAGACGGGCATTCCTGCCAGAGTAATAAAAACATCAGATCTGTATGGCAACGGGATACTAGCCGATGCTATAGATACAGTTATGGAAAGAAGATCAGAAATCAAAGATATACTTGAAAAAATTACCGGCAGAATGATAGAAGGCGATTTTTATCCATACGAACCACTTTGCGAGAAATGCGGCAGAATAAATTCTACGTCTGTTATATCCTATAAATATCCCTATGCCGAATATACGTGTAAATGTGGTCACCATGGCTTTGCAGATATCAGGCGAGCTGAGGGGAAAATGCCTTGGAGAATAGAATGGCCGGCTAAATGGTACGCACTCAAAGTATCAATAGAACCATTCGGTAAGGACCATGGTGCTCCTGGTGGGTCATATGATACAGGGAAGAGAATCGCGCGTGAAATATTTGGGATTGAACCTCCTCTTCCACTCGTATACGAGAGGATAATGCTAAAAGGAAAAGGTGCCATGCACTCTTCAACCGGACTAGCTATACCTGCGTCTGAAATAATAGATGTAATGCCACCAGAGCTGTTAAGGTTCCTAATAGCAAGGGTTAATCCTTCTCGTCACATAGATTTTGATCCCGGCTTAGGTCTTCTTAATTTGTTCGATGAATTTGAAAGGTATTTGAACAAATACAGAGAAGGAGATATCGATGGAGACAGCAAAGCAATTATAGAGTATTCGTTGATAGAAAAAGAGAAATTATCTTATCCTATAGATTTCAGGCACTTAATAACGCTAATTCAGATTTACCAGAAAAAGGAGGATATATTAAGGGCTGCCATGGCATCCACTAAAGATCAACTTGATGAAAGCGCACTATACGATGAGATAAAATACGCCAAAAACTGGCTTGAAAGATATGCTCCTGACAACGTAAAGTTTAAGCTTTTAGCAATTGACGAAAAGGCTGAGTTAAGCGATCAGGATAGAGCTATACTTTCAAAGTTTCTGGAAGTATCGAATTCAATGGCTTGGGACTCCAACGAGATTCATTCAACGGTCCATAATGTAGCAAAGGATCTAGGCATAGGACCAGATGCTGCCTTCTCAACATTCTACAAGGTATTTATTGGCAAAGAACGTGGGCCTAGGCTTGGATATTTCCTGTTTAACCTCGGCAAAGATTTCACTATAGCAAGGATAAAGAGCGTTTTAGGTGGTAATTCCTGA
- the metG gene encoding methionine--tRNA ligase: protein MIGIKILVNCALPYANGPLHVGHIAGAYLGADVFVRFNRLIGNEVLYVSGSDEYGTPITVRAEKEGKSPQEIADRYYAEHIETFKKLGINFDIFMRTTYPEHSSVAQEFFLKLLNEGVIEKGTMIAPYCRKIGRFMPDRYIEGECPYCGYKKARGDQCDNCGRTLDPQELINPVCILSGETPEFRETEHFFLRLDLFEERLEEWLKTKTFWKPNVLAYTRNFIQGGLKKRAITRDIDWGVKVPLEGYEHKRIYVWFEALIGYITGAKMFSEVIGKPNYWKEFYFDKDVKNYYFIGKDNIPFHSIIWPAMLLGYGELNLPYDIPANEYLTFKGEQFSKSRGIGYTVDELLRVIPPDYLRYYVASILPETGDSDFSLEELVKTVNSDLIDKYGNFVHRTLSFINKYDLKITKPNSLNDEAFEYAQNAFKEYCDELSQVHIKRSLAIWLNLAIYANSYFNKSEPWNLIKTDRDQCNYKLYVSLKLAQYLTAMIYPFTPTSAKAIWEQLGVNMDIDSSFSILNSINDFSVKPSRIPFEKLDIDKLKL, encoded by the coding sequence GTGATTGGCATAAAGATACTTGTAAACTGTGCGCTGCCTTATGCAAACGGGCCGTTACATGTTGGGCATATTGCAGGAGCATACCTCGGTGCAGACGTATTTGTAAGGTTTAATCGCTTAATTGGAAATGAGGTTCTATATGTATCCGGAAGTGATGAATATGGAACTCCTATCACTGTGAGGGCAGAAAAAGAGGGGAAAAGCCCTCAGGAGATCGCCGATAGATACTATGCAGAACACATAGAAACATTCAAAAAACTTGGAATAAATTTTGATATTTTTATGAGGACAACGTATCCCGAGCACAGTTCTGTTGCACAGGAGTTTTTTTTAAAATTGCTAAACGAAGGTGTAATAGAAAAAGGAACAATGATAGCTCCGTACTGCAGAAAAATAGGCAGGTTTATGCCTGATAGGTACATAGAAGGAGAATGCCCCTACTGCGGTTATAAAAAGGCGCGTGGAGATCAATGCGATAACTGTGGGAGAACCCTCGATCCACAAGAACTAATAAACCCTGTGTGCATACTCAGCGGGGAAACCCCAGAATTCAGGGAAACTGAACATTTTTTCCTAAGGCTGGATCTATTCGAGGAAAGGTTGGAAGAGTGGCTAAAAACGAAAACATTCTGGAAGCCAAATGTATTGGCATACACAAGGAATTTTATTCAAGGTGGACTTAAAAAAAGAGCCATAACTAGGGATATAGATTGGGGTGTTAAAGTACCACTCGAAGGCTACGAACACAAAAGGATATATGTGTGGTTTGAGGCTTTGATTGGATATATCACAGGAGCAAAGATGTTTTCAGAGGTCATAGGAAAGCCAAATTATTGGAAAGAATTTTACTTCGATAAGGATGTAAAAAACTATTACTTTATAGGAAAGGACAATATACCTTTTCATAGCATAATATGGCCGGCTATGCTGTTGGGCTACGGAGAGCTTAACCTTCCATACGATATTCCTGCAAACGAATATTTAACTTTCAAAGGCGAGCAGTTTTCGAAGAGCAGGGGCATCGGCTATACTGTTGATGAATTGCTCCGCGTAATACCCCCTGATTACTTGAGGTACTACGTGGCATCCATACTTCCTGAAACAGGCGATTCTGATTTCTCCTTGGAAGAACTTGTTAAAACTGTAAATTCTGATCTTATTGACAAATATGGCAACTTTGTCCACAGAACCTTATCGTTTATCAACAAATATGACTTGAAAATAACTAAGCCTAATTCTCTAAATGATGAGGCCTTCGAATATGCTCAGAACGCCTTCAAAGAATATTGTGATGAACTTTCACAGGTTCATATAAAGAGATCTTTAGCGATCTGGCTAAACTTAGCTATATACGCAAACTCGTACTTCAACAAATCAGAGCCGTGGAACTTAATAAAAACAGACAGAGATCAGTGCAATTATAAGCTTTATGTCTCTCTCAAACTTGCCCAATACCTTACTGCGATGATATATCCATTTACGCCAACATCAGCAAAGGCCATATGGGAACAACTTGGAGTTAACATGGACATTGATTCTTCCTTTTCTATCCTTAATTCAATAAACGATTTCTCTGTGAAACCATCCCGAATACCTTTTGAGAAATTAGACATTGATAAGTTAAAATTATAA
- a CDS encoding cationic amino acid transporter: MVRKRTGLKKNAIGLMQGVFQSMGKVAPAADIAILLVATFSIADSKTILSVIFGWLIYALFMVTPYQFSKYKSNAGSYYAYASASTESGKLGPITALSFMY; encoded by the coding sequence ATGGTGCGTAAAAGAACAGGATTGAAAAAGAATGCTATCGGGTTAATGCAGGGTGTATTCCAGTCTATGGGAAAAGTAGCACCGGCAGCAGATATTGCTATTCTGCTTGTTGCAACGTTCTCGATCGCAGACTCTAAAACTATACTTTCTGTAATATTTGGATGGCTAATATACGCTCTCTTTATGGTAACGCCCTATCAATTCTCTAAATACAAATCCAATGCAGGCAGCTATTATGCTTACGCATCAGCTTCAACAGAAAGCGGAAAACTGGGACCGATAACTGCGTTGAGTTTTATGTACTAA
- a CDS encoding RNA-guided endonuclease InsQ/TnpB family protein → MKVRRTEQIYLKENDTISYMCHLSKNLYNQVNYILRQQFLKGEKLTGYRDLVKLFQEPSEIEDHNNYQRLPAQTAQWTVKKTVMAWYSFFKSMKAWKKHPDKFKGRPRLPGYKETDGEFLLVFTNQQCRIRDGILKFPKIMNMEVKTRLNENEIKLKEVRIVPQGTGYMIEIVYEKETADMPITKPKRAMGIDIGVRNLVTIGNNIHEIGIAVKAGLLKSINQYFNKELARYRSINDLQGNERKQTVKIRKLFMKRNRKVKDIMHKVSKSIVEYAKIMNIDTIVIGHNNRWKDSSNMGKKNNQNFVQLPFNMLIYQIKYKAEEIGITVIMQNEDYTSKCSFLDNESIEHHDTYMGKRIHRGIFRSATGKLIHADLQSSYNIIKKAIPEAFANGIEGIGLYPRSLSIRQMITSKGGC, encoded by the coding sequence ATGAAGGTTAGGAGAACAGAACAGATATACCTGAAGGAAAATGATACCATCTCATATATGTGCCATCTCTCCAAGAATCTCTACAACCAGGTCAACTACATTCTCAGGCAGCAGTTCCTGAAGGGGGAGAAACTCACTGGCTATAGGGATCTTGTGAAGTTATTCCAGGAACCATCCGAGATAGAGGATCACAACAACTACCAGAGGTTGCCGGCACAGACAGCACAGTGGACAGTAAAGAAGACTGTAATGGCATGGTATTCATTCTTCAAGTCCATGAAAGCATGGAAGAAGCATCCTGATAAATTCAAGGGAAGGCCTAGATTGCCGGGATATAAGGAAACAGATGGTGAGTTCCTGCTTGTCTTTACGAATCAGCAGTGCAGGATCAGGGATGGTATACTGAAATTCCCTAAGATAATGAACATGGAGGTAAAAACAAGGCTGAATGAAAATGAAATTAAGCTGAAAGAAGTAAGGATAGTGCCTCAGGGCACAGGATACATGATAGAAATAGTGTACGAGAAGGAGACAGCGGACATGCCTATAACAAAACCGAAAAGGGCCATGGGCATCGACATCGGTGTGAGGAATCTTGTAACTATAGGTAACAACATCCATGAAATAGGGATTGCTGTAAAGGCAGGATTGCTCAAATCGATCAACCAGTACTTCAACAAGGAGCTTGCAAGGTATAGGAGCATAAACGATCTCCAGGGAAATGAGAGAAAACAGACAGTGAAGATAAGAAAACTCTTCATGAAGAGAAACAGGAAAGTCAAGGACATCATGCATAAGGTTTCGAAATCCATTGTGGAGTATGCAAAGATCATGAACATCGATACAATAGTTATAGGCCATAACAACAGATGGAAGGATTCATCCAACATGGGAAAGAAGAATAACCAGAACTTTGTCCAGCTGCCATTCAACATGCTCATATACCAGATAAAATACAAAGCCGAAGAGATTGGGATCACTGTCATAATGCAGAACGAGGATTACACAAGCAAATGTTCATTCCTGGACAATGAGAGCATAGAACATCATGACACATACATGGGCAAGCGGATTCATAGGGGCATATTCCGATCTGCAACTGGAAAGTTGATTCATGCTGATCTACAGTCTTCGTACAACATAATAAAGAAAGCAATCCCCGAAGCTTTTGCTAACGGGATAGAGGGTATAGGGTTATATCCACGAAGTTTAAGCATAAGACAGATGATAACTTCCAAAGGTGGCTGTTAA
- a CDS encoding amino acid permease, which translates to MLFLLIGAVIIIIKVGNGNSLEPFSIPTNLGVGFSAIMFGSIFSILDFTGTGVVTTVSEEMREPKKNIGRSIVYAMILTAISIIPATYALTVGWGISNISSFASSPDAGIIVFEKYLGPIGAVLLIIFTINSYLTNGVSKATAIGRWWYSAASDGIVFPKRFSKVHSKYKSPYYAILTWSVSSFALDVIMGLYFGPKIAAFILEAGTGISIIIVHIMANTSLTLYTRRIDRFHFLKHALAPAFATVISLVVVYFTISDIWSKWVTHPNPVNDAYFASFIITLLWVIVGGLIVTLYYSRKKPNVLINAGEFDVENTRV; encoded by the coding sequence GTGCTATTTCTCTTGATTGGAGCAGTAATAATAATTATAAAAGTTGGGAATGGAAACAGTCTAGAACCCTTTTCCATCCCCACTAACTTGGGTGTCGGCTTCTCTGCCATAATGTTCGGATCAATATTTTCAATATTGGATTTCACTGGAACGGGAGTAGTTACGACAGTATCCGAAGAGATGAGAGAGCCAAAGAAGAATATAGGCCGCTCAATAGTTTACGCTATGATACTCACAGCAATATCGATAATTCCTGCGACCTATGCCTTGACAGTGGGGTGGGGCATATCAAACATATCGTCATTTGCATCAAGCCCCGATGCCGGAATTATCGTCTTCGAAAAATACCTCGGGCCCATTGGAGCAGTACTTCTTATCATATTTACAATAAACAGCTACCTTACGAATGGAGTCTCTAAGGCCACGGCAATTGGAAGGTGGTGGTATTCCGCTGCAAGCGATGGTATAGTATTTCCAAAGAGATTTAGCAAGGTGCATTCAAAATACAAGTCGCCGTACTATGCGATACTAACCTGGAGTGTTAGTTCGTTTGCACTTGATGTGATAATGGGACTTTACTTTGGCCCAAAAATAGCTGCTTTCATACTTGAGGCAGGTACAGGAATCTCTATCATAATAGTGCACATAATGGCAAATACATCCCTAACGTTGTATACAAGAAGGATAGATAGATTCCACTTCTTAAAACACGCGCTTGCTCCTGCATTCGCTACTGTAATTAGCCTTGTGGTTGTTTATTTTACTATATCGGATATATGGTCGAAATGGGTAACACATCCTAATCCTGTAAACGACGCTTACTTTGCTTCATTCATAATAACTCTTTTGTGGGTAATTGTAGGAGGCTTAATCGTTACCCTATACTATTCCAGAAAGAAGCCGAATGTATTAATAAACGCAGGAGAATTCGATGTTGAAAATACCAGGGTATAA
- a CDS encoding DNA-directed RNA polymerase subunit K, translating to MKYTKFEKARIIGARALQIAMGAPVIIDIPKNVIDPVDIATIEFENNVIPITIKRVSKVLN from the coding sequence ATGAAGTATACAAAATTTGAGAAGGCAAGGATTATTGGGGCAAGAGCCCTTCAAATTGCTATGGGTGCCCCTGTTATTATTGACATACCAAAAAATGTTATTGATCCTGTTGACATTGCAACAATAGAGTTTGAAAATAATGTGATACCCATAACTATTAAAAGGGTATCAAAAGTTTTAAACTAA
- a CDS encoding UPF0179 family protein, whose translation MPKISLIGKDLAKEGIEFVFAGPLPTCSDCRVKNVCFNLEQGHKYRVTKVREQLNPCIIFNGDKVNTVEVEELEDFFIIQESKKLQEGAIVTMKSMNCDYITCPNIEKCNLYYQKNDLKVAIKSIGQNVNCPKGFKMKKVQVTYK comes from the coding sequence TTGCCGAAGATCAGTTTAATTGGTAAAGATCTTGCTAAAGAAGGTATTGAATTCGTTTTTGCAGGCCCACTTCCTACGTGTTCAGACTGCAGAGTTAAAAATGTCTGTTTCAACTTGGAACAAGGGCACAAATATCGAGTAACTAAAGTAAGAGAACAGCTCAATCCCTGCATAATATTCAATGGAGACAAAGTTAACACTGTGGAAGTAGAAGAATTAGAGGATTTCTTTATAATACAGGAAAGTAAAAAGCTTCAAGAGGGAGCCATAGTAACTATGAAATCAATGAACTGCGACTACATAACGTGCCCGAATATAGAGAAATGCAACTTATATTATCAAAAAAACGATTTGAAGGTTGCTATTAAATCTATTGGGCAGAATGTTAACTGTCCTAAGGGCTTCAAGATGAAGAAGGTCCAGGTTACTTATAAATAA
- a CDS encoding NAD(P)-dependent glycerol-1-phosphate dehydrogenase, whose product MEFQKYRTMHFPRDVYIGHDVLNRVLDVVDQNSRTRDVIIVTGNTTYELAGKKIVEILASSPYEVHLSFAGEANYENLKKIEEETNDVNAGIIIGVGGGTKIDLAKKLAYDKNLPFISIPTSPSHDGIASPRASLRRNGISYSEEGAMPIGVIADTSVMIKAPYRYLAAGAADVISNISAVKDWKLAHRLRGEEFSSSAAAMSEYSAQEVISQVGEIRKYDESSVWLVTKNILASGTAMAIAGNSRPGSGSEHLFAHALEAAGVNNMLHGEMCAMGTIVSLYLHDDNWQKIRDVFESLGVSVKARDYGLKEEVVIEALRRAHAIRPERYTILGESDMSYDAAVKALELTGII is encoded by the coding sequence ATGGAATTTCAAAAATACAGGACCATGCATTTTCCTAGGGACGTTTATATAGGGCATGATGTCCTGAATCGCGTGTTGGATGTTGTAGATCAGAACAGTAGGACACGCGATGTGATAATCGTAACCGGAAATACGACATACGAACTTGCGGGTAAGAAAATTGTAGAGATACTTGCTTCATCTCCCTATGAAGTTCACTTATCATTCGCAGGCGAGGCTAATTATGAAAACCTCAAGAAAATTGAGGAAGAGACGAATGATGTAAATGCTGGAATAATTATTGGAGTTGGCGGAGGTACTAAGATCGATCTCGCCAAAAAGCTTGCCTACGATAAGAATCTACCTTTCATTAGCATACCTACTTCTCCGAGCCACGATGGAATTGCCTCTCCGCGTGCGTCCTTAAGAAGAAATGGCATATCCTATTCTGAAGAAGGTGCTATGCCAATTGGTGTTATAGCTGATACATCTGTAATGATAAAAGCCCCTTACAGATACCTTGCTGCTGGAGCAGCTGATGTCATATCCAACATAAGCGCAGTTAAGGACTGGAAATTAGCGCATAGGTTAAGGGGCGAAGAATTCAGTTCAAGTGCAGCGGCGATGTCCGAATACTCTGCACAGGAAGTAATATCTCAGGTTGGCGAGATTAGAAAGTATGATGAATCATCTGTATGGCTTGTGACAAAGAATATACTAGCTTCCGGTACAGCGATGGCTATTGCAGGAAATTCTAGGCCTGGGAGTGGAAGTGAGCATCTCTTTGCGCACGCGTTAGAAGCTGCAGGAGTAAATAACATGCTCCACGGAGAGATGTGTGCGATGGGAACCATCGTCTCTCTTTATCTCCACGATGATAACTGGCAGAAGATAAGGGATGTCTTTGAATCGCTTGGGGTATCCGTAAAGGCCAGAGACTATGGCCTCAAAGAAGAAGTGGTTATTGAGGCCCTTCGAAGAGCACATGCGATAAGGCCGGAGAGGTATACTATACTTGGAGAGAGTGATATGTCTTACGATGCAGCTGTTAAGGCTTTGGAACTGACTGGAATTATATGA
- a CDS encoding dihydrodipicolinate synthase family protein: protein MYNGIVTPMLTPFNRAGEIDYDATRLLIQDLKGYGVSGLFPMGSTGLFPMFSLEERKKFLQFVSENRNNLTVYAGVGSSSTQESIELSKFTEDVGIEVRVLMPTYYIKPDEEWMYKHFSEVISASSNDLFIYNIPQLAGSWVPENVIKKLKSEFSQVKGIKDSSGDMRFFSRIVTLVSKDFSVFQGQDDLLLTSMALGANGGVCGLSNISGSIVDLYKAFQSGDLKKSREIQLNKVNPLMYAVNAPTFPSGYYYAFYKKHNINGGYRSPMVQPSKEHSRVIDEATSQQI from the coding sequence ATGTATAATGGGATCGTTACACCTATGCTTACTCCCTTTAACAGGGCAGGAGAAATAGATTACGATGCAACAAGGCTCTTAATACAGGATTTGAAAGGTTACGGTGTATCTGGGCTATTTCCGATGGGTTCAACTGGCCTATTCCCTATGTTCAGCTTGGAAGAGAGAAAGAAGTTTTTGCAGTTTGTGAGCGAAAATAGGAACAATTTGACAGTATACGCGGGTGTTGGTTCATCAAGCACGCAAGAGTCCATAGAACTGTCTAAGTTTACAGAGGATGTGGGAATTGAGGTAAGGGTGCTAATGCCAACTTACTACATAAAGCCGGACGAAGAGTGGATGTACAAGCATTTCTCTGAGGTCATATCCGCTTCCTCTAACGACCTATTTATTTATAATATCCCGCAGCTTGCCGGCTCATGGGTACCTGAGAATGTCATAAAAAAACTTAAATCTGAGTTTTCGCAGGTAAAGGGGATAAAAGATAGTTCTGGTGATATGAGGTTCTTCTCCAGGATAGTAACTCTTGTTTCAAAGGACTTCAGCGTATTTCAAGGGCAGGATGATCTTCTGCTTACTTCTATGGCCTTGGGTGCAAACGGCGGAGTATGCGGTCTCTCAAATATTTCAGGAAGTATAGTTGATCTTTACAAAGCCTTCCAATCTGGGGATCTAAAGAAATCTAGAGAAATACAACTGAACAAAGTTAACCCTCTTATGTATGCGGTTAATGCGCCTACGTTCCCTTCGGGGTATTATTATGCTTTTTATAAAAAGCATAACATAAACGGTGGATACAGATCGCCTATGGTTCAACCATCAAAGGAGCATTCCAGGGTAATAGATGAGGCAACATCTCAACAAATATAA
- a CDS encoding ribonuclease Z: MASNIKIVFFGTGGSWPTPIRAMPGVGIQIDDVFNLFDCGEGTQKQIMKSKWSFMSIDNIFITHFHGDHFLGLIGLVQSMSFNNRTKDLNIFGPRGAIGIISNAINIGYYTLRFRINVYELEPDKTYDLGKFLLKTTLNDHPVPALSYTIEEKDIIRVDPQKAKELGIPSKIIEKIRDNGTYEYRGRKYSIDEISGGIRKGRKIVYTGDTKPMQKMADFAKHADVLIHDTTTDSSFEPAVNQFGHSSAKQAARIARDAGVSRLFLYHYSPRITDVSPLVDDARAEFQESYASEDLMEYEVKVKH; encoded by the coding sequence ATGGCTTCCAATATTAAGATCGTATTTTTTGGTACAGGAGGATCTTGGCCCACACCTATAAGAGCTATGCCAGGGGTGGGGATACAAATAGATGATGTATTTAACCTGTTTGACTGCGGAGAAGGCACCCAGAAACAGATAATGAAGAGCAAATGGTCGTTTATGTCAATTGATAATATCTTTATAACGCATTTTCACGGGGACCATTTTCTTGGGCTCATCGGCCTTGTACAAAGCATGTCGTTTAACAACAGGACAAAAGACCTCAATATATTTGGACCCAGAGGAGCCATCGGTATAATATCCAATGCTATAAACATCGGCTATTATACCCTACGCTTTAGGATAAATGTCTATGAGCTTGAACCTGATAAAACCTATGATCTCGGGAAGTTCCTTTTAAAGACTACCCTAAACGATCACCCAGTGCCAGCACTCTCATATACCATAGAAGAAAAAGACATAATACGCGTGGATCCTCAAAAGGCTAAGGAACTCGGAATACCTTCAAAGATAATAGAAAAGATAAGAGACAACGGTACTTATGAATACAGAGGCCGTAAATATTCCATAGACGAGATAAGCGGTGGCATAAGGAAAGGTAGGAAAATTGTCTATACCGGGGATACAAAACCCATGCAAAAGATGGCTGACTTCGCGAAGCATGCCGATGTCTTGATACACGATACTACTACCGATTCTTCATTTGAACCGGCGGTAAACCAGTTTGGGCATTCGTCAGCAAAGCAAGCGGCCAGAATAGCGAGGGATGCAGGCGTATCAAGACTCTTTCTTTATCATTACAGTCCCCGGATCACGGATGTGTCGCCGTTAGTAGACGATGCTAGGGCAGAATTCCAAGAGAGTTATGCAAGTGAGGACCTTATGGAATATGAGGTGAAGGTGAAGCATTAA
- a CDS encoding SRPBCC family protein yields MNIRFQEKIEVSADPEKVWKIVSKWEDIPNYWHGTTKILNLGNGLFKIRFAFPANGVMKFILLERERIVVEEYIKGPLRGIVRIGTCKENDSTLLSCDFDVKLIFPYSIFGKWSFNHFREGATHALVRIKERSES; encoded by the coding sequence GTGAACATAAGGTTTCAGGAAAAAATAGAAGTATCAGCTGATCCCGAAAAAGTGTGGAAAATTGTATCCAAATGGGAAGATATTCCGAATTACTGGCACGGTACCACTAAAATCCTTAATTTAGGCAATGGTTTATTTAAGATAAGATTTGCATTTCCTGCTAATGGCGTGATGAAATTTATATTATTAGAAAGAGAAAGAATTGTTGTAGAGGAATACATCAAAGGTCCATTACGAGGCATAGTTCGAATAGGAACTTGCAAAGAAAACGATTCAACATTACTCTCCTGCGATTTTGATGTTAAGCTTATATTCCCTTACTCAATTTTTGGAAAGTGGAGTTTCAACCACTTTAGAGAGGGTGCGACGCACGCTCTTGTACGAATAAAAGAGAGATCAGAATCGTAG
- a CDS encoding fumarylacetoacetate hydrolase family protein — protein sequence MKIGRCLYQGKETLFLFSNGKYFSINGKSDINEIIKTGADKIDVGNEISNFQFLPAVNPQKIFLPAVNFRSHSAESDTRFPPKPYFFTKFSNALVANNSELRTPGTIKKLDYEGETGAVIGKKCYNIPAEDAYDCIFGFTIANDLSARDFQFPEMHPYGYNWVQGKAFDGALPVGPYITTKDEIQFPLEIETKVNGETRQKGTTDDMVFSFQDLISTLSQNITLEPGDIITSGTPAGVAAFSEKLYLKSGDVIEISVSSLGTLMNKIL from the coding sequence ATGAAGATTGGCAGATGCCTTTACCAAGGAAAAGAAACTCTGTTTTTATTTAGCAATGGTAAATATTTCAGCATAAATGGAAAATCAGATATAAACGAGATTATTAAAACTGGTGCTGATAAAATAGATGTGGGAAATGAAATTTCAAATTTTCAGTTCCTTCCAGCAGTAAACCCTCAGAAGATCTTTCTCCCAGCAGTAAATTTCAGGTCACATTCCGCAGAATCAGATACAAGATTCCCTCCTAAACCTTACTTCTTCACAAAATTCAGCAACGCACTAGTTGCAAACAATTCAGAATTGCGAACGCCAGGTACAATTAAAAAATTAGATTATGAAGGGGAAACAGGCGCTGTTATAGGTAAAAAGTGCTACAATATTCCAGCAGAAGATGCCTACGACTGCATATTTGGCTTTACTATAGCGAATGATTTATCAGCGCGTGATTTTCAGTTTCCGGAAATGCACCCATACGGATACAATTGGGTTCAGGGAAAGGCGTTTGATGGAGCGTTGCCAGTCGGCCCTTACATAACGACAAAGGATGAGATACAATTCCCGCTTGAAATAGAAACGAAGGTTAACGGTGAGACAAGGCAGAAAGGAACGACAGATGACATGGTATTCTCATTCCAGGATCTAATTTCAACTCTATCGCAGAACATAACACTGGAACCTGGAGACATCATAACATCAGGCACACCCGCCGGTGTGGCTGCTTTTTCAGAAAAGTTATATCTAAAGAGCGGGGACGTTATTGAAATTTCAGTAAGCAGCCTTGGTACATTAATGAATAAAATATTATAA